A single region of the Halorussus sp. MSC15.2 genome encodes:
- a CDS encoding helix-turn-helix domain-containing protein produces MDKLDGVPLSSLQQQLDAVESAKAAKRVMVAIAYKDGVSVSVLSERYGVPESTLYYWLDRIAEEPLAEAVEDDDRPGRPSELDAEQREALFDALADSPAAYGFDASSWTAQLVREFVEREFDVSYSLGHVRRLIRDSDASL; encoded by the coding sequence ATGGACAAACTCGACGGTGTCCCGCTCTCGTCGCTCCAGCAGCAACTCGACGCGGTCGAGAGTGCGAAGGCGGCGAAGCGCGTGATGGTCGCCATCGCCTACAAGGACGGCGTGTCGGTCTCGGTGCTCTCCGAGCGGTACGGCGTCCCCGAATCGACGCTGTACTACTGGCTCGACCGAATCGCGGAGGAACCGCTCGCAGAGGCCGTCGAGGACGACGACCGACCCGGGCGGCCCTCGGAACTCGACGCGGAGCAGCGCGAAGCCCTGTTCGACGCCCTCGCGGACTCGCCCGCCGCGTACGGGTTCGACGCGTCGTCGTGGACGGCCCAACTCGTCCGGGAGTTCGTGGAGCGCGAGTTCGACGTCTCCTACTCGCTCGGGCACGTCCGGCGGTTGATTCGGGACTCCGACGCGTCCCTGTGA
- a CDS encoding FG-GAP-like repeat-containing protein: MTPGEGGDTTRRQDALIIAWLLVASSVVGASGLSLAAGGTVVGGAANGGGAVSGSAASGHPASAGAPASGSGSAGAPPSEDTDVPDAREDESSQAQENPRARRANAGTSEQDPATRCGRGAIPRGPAGAANLSDADAELSGAASNDRAGWSTDSGDVNGDGYADVLVGAPSNDSAGSDSGAAYLFYGPVNLSEVELAEANVTFRARAPGEHAGFAVELGDLNDDGYADVSVGAPLADANGPNSGAAYVVYGDADLPEVVELKYATATFYGASAGNRAGWALGTMANASNGSAGLLVGAPYHDGVADDAGAAHLMYMPLVGTYSLETANVTYLGEARNDYAGSAVAALDADGDNGSDVLVGARGNDSTATDAGAAYLQYGPQLEGVSLLVNAPVKFRGPAEDDRAGFSVADAGDLNDDGRDDVAIGAPFHDVPADDAGAAYVAYGGDLSRLVNLSTEADAALPGEAANDYAGWSIAGADDVNEDGYADLLVGAPYNNSTARNAGAAYLLYGSQIAERHSLSGAHAKFSGEGRGDLAGFAVAGGDVNNDSATDLSVGAPFTDGSVNTGSVYLVKGDCPQKPPEENTTTTTETTTTTGTTTTTETPTPEPLRIRVAFDCRKATVAAEQYTRVVLTFADGDRQTFSGVFSGTNTFSGTGENAGEVVTQVRVFNGPNRFEVRRSDASGCEPATERPDEPFAPKIFFQSCEKVVVQADEFQSVTLVFADGDRQTFRGNFHDRAQFVGTGDNQGEVVKFAIVRGPGDESVTRRNPSFEACAQPETTTTTTTTTTETTTTETPRPLEPEFDFACEEVAVTAHRYDAVTLVFADGDRQTFRGNFRGRNVFFGTGDDRGKVVERAIVKRDGETVSEDNPDFEDCVERDTTTTTTTTTLELPTTTTTETTTTTTTTEEPGPPPNARASSPDCERLRLANPTTERITFSVTGESGLTRSSS, translated from the coding sequence ATGACACCCGGGGAGGGAGGCGACACGACACGGCGGCAAGACGCGTTGATTATCGCGTGGTTGTTGGTCGCCAGTAGCGTCGTCGGCGCGAGCGGACTCTCGCTCGCGGCCGGGGGAACGGTGGTCGGGGGTGCAGCGAACGGCGGTGGAGCAGTGTCCGGGAGCGCGGCGTCCGGTCACCCTGCGAGCGCGGGTGCGCCTGCATCCGGAAGCGGAAGCGCGGGCGCTCCCCCGAGCGAGGACACCGACGTTCCCGACGCTCGCGAGGACGAATCCTCGCAGGCACAGGAAAACCCGAGGGCGAGACGGGCGAACGCGGGGACGAGTGAGCAGGACCCGGCGACCAGATGCGGCCGGGGCGCGATTCCTCGCGGTCCGGCCGGGGCCGCGAACCTCTCGGACGCCGACGCCGAACTCTCCGGGGCGGCGAGCAACGACCGCGCCGGGTGGTCTACCGACTCCGGGGACGTGAACGGCGACGGCTACGCCGACGTGCTCGTCGGCGCGCCGTCCAACGACTCCGCCGGGAGCGACTCCGGCGCGGCCTATCTCTTCTACGGCCCGGTGAACCTGAGCGAGGTCGAACTCGCCGAGGCGAACGTCACCTTCCGTGCGCGAGCGCCCGGCGAGCACGCCGGGTTCGCGGTCGAACTCGGCGACCTGAACGACGACGGCTACGCCGACGTGTCGGTCGGCGCGCCCCTCGCGGACGCGAACGGTCCGAATTCGGGCGCGGCCTACGTCGTCTACGGCGACGCGGACCTGCCCGAGGTGGTCGAACTGAAGTACGCTACCGCGACGTTCTACGGTGCCTCGGCGGGTAACCGGGCCGGATGGGCGCTCGGCACGATGGCGAACGCGAGCAACGGGAGCGCGGGCCTGCTCGTCGGCGCGCCGTACCACGACGGGGTCGCCGACGACGCCGGTGCGGCCCACCTGATGTACATGCCGCTCGTGGGTACCTACAGCCTCGAAACCGCCAACGTGACCTACCTCGGGGAGGCGCGCAACGACTACGCCGGGTCGGCGGTGGCGGCGCTCGACGCGGACGGCGACAACGGGAGCGACGTCCTCGTCGGCGCGCGAGGCAACGACTCGACCGCCACCGACGCCGGCGCGGCCTACCTCCAGTACGGCCCGCAGTTGGAAGGCGTCTCGCTGCTCGTGAACGCGCCGGTCAAGTTCCGCGGACCGGCCGAGGACGACCGGGCCGGGTTCTCCGTGGCGGACGCCGGGGACCTGAACGACGACGGGCGCGACGACGTGGCTATCGGCGCGCCGTTCCACGACGTGCCCGCCGACGACGCCGGGGCGGCCTACGTGGCCTACGGCGGGGACCTCTCGCGCCTCGTGAACCTCTCTACGGAAGCCGACGCCGCGCTCCCCGGCGAGGCGGCGAACGACTACGCCGGGTGGTCTATCGCTGGGGCGGACGACGTGAACGAGGACGGGTACGCCGACCTGCTCGTCGGCGCGCCGTACAACAACAGCACCGCGAGGAACGCCGGGGCGGCCTACCTGCTCTACGGCTCTCAGATAGCCGAGCGCCACTCGCTGTCGGGTGCCCACGCCAAGTTCAGCGGCGAGGGCAGGGGCGACCTCGCCGGGTTCGCGGTGGCGGGCGGCGACGTGAACAACGACTCGGCGACCGACCTCTCGGTGGGCGCGCCGTTCACCGACGGGAGCGTCAACACGGGGTCGGTCTACCTCGTGAAAGGCGACTGTCCGCAGAAACCGCCAGAGGAGAACACGACGACAACGACGGAGACGACCACTACGACCGGGACGACAACAACGACCGAGACGCCGACGCCCGAACCCCTCCGGATTCGAGTCGCCTTCGACTGCCGGAAGGCGACCGTGGCGGCCGAGCAGTACACCCGCGTCGTCCTGACGTTCGCCGACGGCGACAGGCAGACGTTCTCCGGCGTCTTCAGCGGGACGAACACCTTCTCGGGCACCGGTGAGAACGCGGGCGAGGTCGTGACGCAGGTCCGGGTGTTCAACGGTCCGAACCGATTCGAGGTCCGGCGCAGCGACGCGAGCGGTTGCGAACCGGCCACCGAGCGACCGGACGAACCGTTCGCACCGAAGATATTCTTCCAGAGTTGCGAGAAGGTCGTGGTGCAGGCCGACGAGTTCCAGTCGGTGACGCTGGTGTTCGCCGACGGCGACCGTCAGACCTTCCGCGGGAACTTCCACGACCGCGCGCAGTTCGTCGGTACCGGCGACAATCAGGGCGAGGTTGTGAAGTTCGCCATCGTGAGAGGACCGGGTGACGAATCCGTGACGCGCCGGAACCCGAGCTTCGAGGCCTGCGCGCAACCGGAGACGACGACCACCACGACCACGACGACGACCGAGACGACCACGACCGAGACGCCCCGACCGCTCGAACCGGAGTTCGACTTCGCGTGCGAGGAGGTGGCCGTGACCGCGCACAGGTACGACGCCGTGACGCTGGTGTTCGCCGACGGCGACCGCCAGACCTTCCGGGGGAACTTCCGCGGCCGGAACGTCTTCTTCGGGACCGGAGACGACCGGGGGAAGGTCGTCGAGCGCGCGATAGTCAAGCGCGACGGCGAGACTGTCTCCGAGGACAACCCCGACTTCGAGGACTGCGTGGAACGGGACACGACGACCACCACGACCACGACGACGCTCGAACTGCCGACGACCACCACGACGGAGACCACGACCACCACCACGACTACGGAGGAACCGGGGCCGCCGCCGAACGCCCGCGCCTCGTCGCCGGACTGCGAGCGCCTGCGACTGGCGAACCCGACGACCGAACGCATCACGTTCTCGGTGACGGGAGAGTCGGGACTGACGAGGTCGTCATCCTGA
- a CDS encoding EamA family transporter codes for MTRTAIAFALVAMVAWGLWAVFADFATRSLAPEVAMVVSYVAGIGVAVVYVLAQGQRPALSTVGVGYAVLGGLFSGIGAISYYVALQRGSAGVATTVTALYFVVAAVLGVLFLGDSLTTRDAAGIALAVGAVALLST; via the coding sequence ATGACTCGAACGGCAATCGCGTTCGCGCTCGTGGCGATGGTCGCGTGGGGACTCTGGGCGGTGTTCGCCGACTTCGCTACGCGGTCGCTCGCTCCCGAAGTTGCGATGGTCGTCTCCTACGTCGCAGGTATCGGCGTCGCCGTGGTGTACGTCCTCGCGCAAGGGCAGCGTCCGGCGCTCTCGACGGTCGGCGTCGGCTACGCAGTGCTCGGCGGTCTCTTCTCCGGTATCGGGGCGATAAGCTACTACGTCGCGCTCCAGCGGGGGTCCGCCGGTGTCGCCACCACCGTCACCGCGCTCTACTTCGTAGTCGCGGCAGTCCTCGGCGTTCTCTTCCTCGGCGACTCGCTCACGACCCGGGACGCGGCGGGTATCGCGCTCGCCGTCGGCGCGGTCGCGTTGCTCTCGACCTGA